CGAACGTATTTTTCGAAACAGGCAATTTCAGCATGGTTCTTTCGAAGCcaatccatacctactatgatatcgaaactacccaactcCATGGGTATGAGGTCAATTGAGAAGGCATGATCATTCAAAGTGAGAGTACAATTACGAAGAACAGAATCGACACGAATAGACTTGCCATTGGCAACTTCGACTGGGAATGACTTAGGTAGTTTTGAGCGTGTGCATTTTAACAATGGTTCAAATTCTACAGATACAAAACATTTAtctgcaccagtatcaaataaaacagaggcatacaaattattaatgaggaacgtaccgttcacgaCCTCGTTGTCGTTGCGCGCTTGCTGAGCATTGATAACAAAAGCACGGCCTTGTGGTGCCTTCTGCTGTAGATCTTGCCTCAATTGAGGACACTGAGGTCGTAGGTGAGTTGgatccccacatttgaaacatgccctGACCACATTTGCTGGTTTTGGATTTTGGGCTGTCACATGGTTGTTGCGACAGTATGCTGCTAAATGTCCATAACGATTGCAGGAGGTACAGTGTCTACATGGGCTCGTAGTTGGGTGATGAAAGTGGCAAGTGGTGCACTTAGGGTTTGTTCCTGTGTATTGCTTCTTTTCTGGGTTTGTTGGGTTAGGTTTTGGATTTTCAACTGGTGTAACAGCGTTGCAAACTGAGGATTGGTGAGCAcgcttctttcccctattgtTGTGGGTGATTTGATGAGCGGGTTTGGAGGAGGATGTAGGTTTAGATGCTGCTGCGATTTGTTTATCACGAACTCGATTATTATTCAAACTTGCCGCGAGGCGATACACATCCTCGATATTATCCAACCTAGCCGCCTCGATGGTATCACGCATCGTAGGAGGCAACCCATTGATATACTTCCGAATGGTGCGTTCTGTGGTTAACACCAAATGAGGCACGATAAAACATAGCTGCTTGAACCGAGTAGTGTATGCAAGGTTTTCATCTCCAACCTGTTTGAGGGTCCAGAACTCTTCTTCCAACTTCTGctgctcatgaggagggcagaattcctcCATCATAAGCTGTCTGAGTTCTTCCCAAGACAACGCGTAAGCTAGCTCATTGGATCGAATATTTCTCTCGttagtccaccagtctagtgcccTGGCTTGGAAAACACCAGTGGCACTTCGAACCTTGAGCTCCTCTGGGCATTCACTATTTATGAATGTGACTTCCATGCTGTCAAACCATTCCAACATGGCAGTCACACCATCCTTCCCAGTGAAAGTTTTGGGGTTACAGGCAGTGAAGTGTTTGTAGTTGAACGAGACTGGTTTAGGCTATACTACGTGAGAATCGCCAGAATGATTGGGAGTGCTGGAGGCTTGAATCTCAGACACTATCTTTGGCACGATTCTGGCAATCTGATTTGCCATGAACGTCAGCATTTTCTTTTTGGAGTTAGCCTTGGATTTTCTGGGAGAGTGAGAGAACTGACGAGATGACGACATCTAGAAATTCAAAACAAGGAATGGATGAGACTtttaatcataatgtttttgtttaggaaaaattgatttcatgtatgcatcacatagcacattgtttttCACATAAATTGTCAAACagtttcacatagaataacatagtattgcacatagaataacatgatgttacacatagaatatcatgtatgatgaaagcaagataaatttagtttgttcacgatggagtaattattaattgttttagattgcgataataacgtgattcgtgttcccaaacttgaaatgaagataacgctcaaatgtaaatcacataataattgagataacataaaaagagatttatcataaaaatatggattgtcacggaacgtaacataagactattccaaagtgaatcgaaatccttttcgaattaaggagacgtgctttggcctaatagacaaatactctcatcgaggagcgactaacggtatttgtccttccagttactacacgtccttaatcgattgggaaaatcgaaactttggcgagattgaaaatcaaggaatgggactagttaacaagatacgagtttcacctctaacttgataacatcgtaccctgatgtggttggtactcatccaaagatgagggtccactagaatatgaaatggaaactcccatcaaggtttggatgtcactcctaacttgaaggtaggtttcgtgcaaaaatcaaatttaagctgaatgaaaatcatcaccaaatatgggaatcacccctgttttgatgaatcatttcgtttgtgttacatgagtgtcttcacagcttccatgtgtgtattatgttagccttaggaaaggcttgtatattagaagtccaaaagaatagagagaAGCAAATTGAGATTGAAGGGAAATAGTTTTAAATAGCACATAGTGagaaaagctcctaaactatagactaggcaaagcattcctacttttcctaattccctatagttatggctctgataccaatctgtcacaccccaaccgatggcggaaacatcgggatgagacgaacaaattgctcaaaacatcataacactacatgtgacaatataattaagtttcatttattaaaattgcaaagtttcatacattgtcataaaaggaaataacaaacattaaacatagtttatttcaaaagtgggtttctaggccatcatattcatttcttcaaatcttgacttcctcatcttgcagtatgcatttaaaataaagtcaacaaaacatgttggcgagtatacaagtttgataatagtataatatgattgaaatagtttaacatgctcaaatccacgtgactacatgatttcatattaacagttatactcgtaacgatgaaatctatgtgttcaaaccaaagtttaacgcaattaacatagcctaaccctagaagggtggtaacatgagtaacatagaataaacctaacaatacccataatattatgggaggggcgtttctcaacctacagcgttgccattgttaggggaggcttacaaagttaatgaacacacagtcataaatgtttaacagtagcataacgtgattaacatgagtcaaatagattcacatgaaatgtggattgagggtgcaaaaatgtttaacatagtgtgtttgatatagaaatgcatactacacccaaaagtgtaaaatagaaaatgggtcatgtatactcaccttaggttgcgttgcgtttttaTTGGAAAAGATTAAATCAAGGGATTGCCCAAGAGAATGTgtacaagagatttaccctattaattttgaggattcgttaaatattgggaatttatttaaataataagGCATGTATAGAATAATATTaacatttttaaaataataatcatatgtctcatttttatattttgtatttaatgaaataaaagtCAAATTATTTATAATTAGCGAATAATAAtactgttttttttatatattattaaaataataattctgatatatatatatatatataaaataataattctgattttaaataaaataataaatctgaagAATAATAATTCAGATtcaaataataatttaaataaaaaattctgttatttaataattctgattttatattaattctgaaaataattctgattattttgttataaaaattctgatttataattaaataataaatctgattattataatttaaacaaagtaataaatctgattattatatagaaattctgattttaaataaatagtaaatctgaataaataaagaataataattcagactaaataataatttaaataataattctgaaaatttaaaaataaatttgatTTATTTTGTTGTAAAAATTCTGATTATTAAAAAGAAACAAGAAATAATAAATTTATGTTATAAAAATCtgatttaaaaatatttataaatctgattaataatattaataatatttctgattaattataaaataaaaactctgatatttatataaataattctgataataatattaaataaaattctgattatatatataaaagattaaaaaaacagAAACTAATAATTCTGTTATAAAATTTCAGATTTTACTAAATCTGTTTAATAATATTTCTGATAATATtaatatctaataataataataataataataataataataataataatactaataaccgtaattatataaaaaaagaaCAGGAAAGAAAGAAACGAAAACGGTACCGGAATCGACGGTCGGTCGGCGAACACGCGGTGGCTCCGGTGGTGGTGCAGGATTCCGGCGAGACGGGAACGAAGACGCGAGTCGGTTACGGTAGGTCGATGCTAATGACCAGTCGGTGAGCCCGCATCCAAAAGCGTTACAGAACGCTAAAATCGGGGTGCATACGTAAATAGCAGCGACGTAGTACCACTTGAGCTGGTGGAAGATGTGTGGAAGAATGATAATGGAGACAATAGAAATGGTTAGATAGCCAACTATTGCGATCCATGTAGGAATCTGATCATTGAGAAACAATCGAGTGCGTTTTTGGTCATCACAAGACAGGGAAGGAAGATCGGGCAATGAGTTACCGATAATGGCTTCTTCCGATTTGGTTTTATTGTCATTGAAATGGCGATACAAGCCGGACAAAGTGTAATAAAGGACCTTTATGAAGTTGTAGAGCCCGTCACCGAGGATCATGGCTAACAACGTAAAGAAAATGATCTGAAATTAAACAGCCTGCATAAAGAAAATGATACATATTTAGCATCGCTAACCCTAAATTTTCCAATTTGGGTGTAACCCAAATGAATGCTTCTCTGTCTTTAAACTTGCTGagaaataacaaacaataaactAAAGAAAAGATACAATTTCACACCTGATTTCAAGACCAGATGACTCACCATTTCGAATTGGTTGAACCCCCTTGGTTAGTTGATTCATGGGTCTACTcacaaatcacaaaaaaaaaaaaaaaaaacagatttagAAAATCGCGAATAACATACTTATGTTCACAAAAACGTCATGTCAAACCCGTTGAACCGGCCAATTTGCTTCTGATTGAGCGGTTTTTTTTTGTGGGAGATAGTGAATGGATGGAAAAGATATACTCAGTTCGCCGAACATGGAAATCCTCTTTCTACCACATTAGAGATTGAAAATGAGGAAACCCTAAATCAAATGAAAACATTAAATGCGTTATAGAATAacccaaataaaaaaaatgaatttggGTGAACAACTTGAACTTGAACAGATCCTTTTTCATG
The sequence above is drawn from the Helianthus annuus cultivar XRQ/B chromosome 12, HanXRQr2.0-SUNRISE, whole genome shotgun sequence genome and encodes:
- the LOC118485149 gene encoding probable metal-nicotianamine transporter YSL7, with the translated sequence MILGDGLYNFIKVLYYTLSGLYRHFNDNKTKSEEAIIGNSLPDLPSLSCDDQKRTRLFLNDQIPTWIAIVGYLTISIVSIIILPHIFHQLKWYYVAAIYVCTPILAFCNAFGCGLTDWSLASTYRNRLASSFPSRRNPAPPPEPPRVRRPTVDSDINIIRNIIKQI